One segment of Solanum lycopersicum chromosome 1, SLM_r2.1 DNA contains the following:
- the LOC101260369 gene encoding rho GTPase-activating protein 7-like isoform X2, with the protein MSASLAAFERPRIGSSSAVFKSGPLFISSKGLGWKSWKKRWFILTRTSLVFFKHDPSTLPQRGGEVNLTLGGIDLNNSGSVVVREDKKLLTVLFPDGRDGRAFTLKAETSEDLYEWKTALEHALAQAPSAALVMGQDGIFRNDASDSFEGSFHQWKDKHPVKSFVVGRPILLALEDIDGGPSFLEKALKFLEKYGTKVEGILRQSADVEEVERRVKEYEEGKTEFGPGEDAHVIGDCVKHVLRELPSSPVPASCCTALLEAYKIDRKEARVNAMRSAILETFPDPNRRLLQRILKMMYTISSHQSENRMTPSAVAACMAPLLLRPLLAGECELEDDFDFNGDNSAQLLAAANAANNAQAIITTLLEEYENIFDDDNLHRCSISADSQIGHSGSEESSDNENMDMKDNGYHDAENEVDPDTDDDCDRILSGKLSESSGSAASDLYDYKGVGGNDSDIGSPRDGCLQGVKLKPKVDPQPLAGSNVSLHEQLERRGNEINAFHELAVTESQRSMGEILSSMDPGPPLGVPVPDSGIEKPSGKLTPSNQNVKRSTFWGRSNGRSTPSTESIDSSGEEELAIQRLEITKNDLRHRIAKEARGNAILQASLERRKQALHERRLALEQDVARLQEQLQAERDLRAALEVGLSMSSGQLSGSRAMDSKTRAELEEIALAEADVARLKQKVAELHNQLNQQRQHHYGSLADACDRYQNGPNHNSQLKYYQQDFDTTLAFCNHERRQRNEELLGADLRNMKGQVLTSTSGMRQPTRKQLRETSLSDSKSTEASTGLSVGDCDAVDSSPLHPTSKATEAMDYTRHPSAASSTLVELTTRLDFFKERRSQLMEQLHNLDLNYGSTSHQPMYKPSSPPWN; encoded by the exons ATGTCTGCTTCACTTGCTGCATTTGAGCGTCCAAGAATTGGTTCTTCTTCTGCG GTTTTCAAGAGTGGACCACTATTCATCTCTTCCAAAG GACTAGGTTGGAAGTCTTGGAAAAAGCGCTGGTTCATCCTTACACGCACATCTTTGGTCTTTTTCAAGCATGATCCG AGCACACTTCCTCAGCGAGGTGGTGAAGTGAATCTAACTTTGGGGGGAATCGACTTGAATAATTCAGGGAG TGTTGTTGTCAGAGAAGATAAAAAGCTATTGACTGTACTGTTTCCAGACGGACGCGATGGACGAGCTTTTACACTTAAG GCAGAGACATCAGAGGATTTGTATGAGTGGAAGACTGCGCTGGAGCATGCTCTTGCACAAGCACCTAGTGCTGCTTTGGTGATGGGACAGGATGGCATTTTCCGGAATGATGCTAGTGATTCCTTTGAAGGGTCTTTCCACCAAT GGAAGGATAAACACCCTGTTAAATCTTTTGTTGTTGGGAGACCAATTCTGCTTGCCTTAGAAGATATAGATGGAGGCCCTTCCTTTCTTGAGAAGGCACTGAAATTTCTTGAGAAGTATG GTACCAAGGTCGAAGGTATATTACGGCAGTCTGCAGATGTCGAGGAAGTGGAGCGGAGGgtaaaagaatatgaagaag GCAAAACTGAATTTGGCCCGGGAGAGGATGCTCATGTAATTGGTGACTGTGTTAAG CATGTACTTCGTGAGCTTCCCTCATCTCCTGTTCCTGCTTCCTGCTGTACGGCTCTGTTGGAAGCTTATA AAATTGATCGAAAGGAAGCCCGAGTTAATGCTATGCGCTCTGCCATTCTCGAAACATTTCCTGATCCAAATAGGCGCTTATTACAGAG AATTCTGAAGATGATGTATACAATTTCTTCACATCAATCTGAAAATCGTATGACACCATCTGCTGTTGCTGCTTGTATGGCACCATTACTTTTAAGGCCTCTTTTAGCTGGCGAATGTGAGTTGGAGGATGATTTTGACTTCAATGGTGACAATTCTGCTCAGCTTCTTGCTGCTGCTAATGCAGCCAATAATGCCCAGGCTATCATTACTACTCTTCTCGAGGAGTATGAGAATATTTTCGAT GATGATAATCTACATAGGTGCTCTATTTCAGCGGATTCTCAAATTGGACATAGTGGGAGTGAAGAATCATCAGATAATGAGAATATGGATATGAAGGACAATGGTTATCATGATGCTGAAAATGAGGTTGACCCAGATACGGATGATGATTGTGATCGCATATTGAGTGGTAAATTAAGCGAAAGCAGTGGTTCCGCTGCCAGTGATCTTTATGATTATAAG GGGGTTGGAGGGAATGACTCAGATATTGGATCTCCAAGAGATGGTTGTTTACAAGGAGTGAAATTGAAACCGAAAGTGGACCCTCAGCCACTTGCAGGCTCTAATGTCTCATTGCATGAACAATTGGAAAGACGTGGAAATGAGATAAATGCTTTTCACGAATTAGCTGTTACTGAGTCTCAGCGATCTATGGGTGAGATACTCTCATCTATGGATCCTGGGCCACCCCTGGGTGTCCCTGTACCTGATTCTGGCATAGAGAAACCGAGTGGCAAGCTAACACCTTCTAACCAGAATGTTAAAAGGTCAACATTTTGGGGGAGAAGCAAT GGTAGAAGTACTCCATCAACAGAATCAATTGATTCTTCTGGAGAGGAAGA GCTTGCTATACAGAGACTTGAGATAACAAAAAATGACTTGCGCCATAGGATTGCGAAGGAG GCAAGAGGAAATGCGATTCTACAAGCAAGCCTGGAGAGACGAAAACAAGCTTTGCACGAGCGTCGCTTGGCCCTTGAACAAGAT GTGGCTAGACTACAAGAACAGTTACAAGCTGAGAGAGACTTGAGAGCTGCACTAGAAGTTGGTTTGAGCATGTCTTCTGGACAGTTGTCAGGTTCTCGTGCAATGGATTCCAAG ACTAGGGCTGAGCTTGAAGAAATAGCCCTTGCGGAAGCAGATGTGGCTAGATTAAAGCAGAAAGTTGCTGAGTTGCACAATCAACTTAATCAGCAACGGCAGCATCATTATGGCTCATTAGCTGATGCTTGTGATCGTTATCAAAATGGGCCAAACCATAATTCTCAGTT GAAATATTACCAGCAAGATTTTGACACGACACTCGCTTTCTGTAATCATGAAAGAAGACAAAGAAATGAG GAATTGCTGGGAGCAGatttaaggaatatgaaaggaCAAGTACTGACATCCACCTCTGGTATGAGGCAGCCTACTCGGAAACAACTCCGAGAGACGAGCTTAAGTGATTCTAAGAGTACTGAAGCATCAACTGGTCTGTCTGTGGGTGACTGCGATGCTGTTGATTCTTCCCCCCTGCATCCCACTTCAAAGGCCACTGAG GCTATGGATTATACACGACACCCTTCGGCTGCATCTTCCACTTTGGTTGAATTAACAACACGTTTAGACTTCTTCAAGGAAAGACGCTCTCAGCTGATGGAACAACTCCATAACCTTGACCTAAACTATGGATCAACATCTCATCAACCTATGTACAAACCTTCATCTCCTCCATGGAATTAA
- the LOC101260369 gene encoding rho GTPase-activating protein 7-like isoform X1: MSASLAAFERPRIGSSSAVFKSGPLFISSKGLGWKSWKKRWFILTRTSLVFFKHDPSTLPQRGGEVNLTLGGIDLNNSGSVVVREDKKLLTVLFPDGRDGRAFTLKAETSEDLYEWKTALEHALAQAPSAALVMGQDGIFRNDASDSFEGSFHQWKDKHPVKSFVVGRPILLALEDIDGGPSFLEKALKFLEKYGTKVEGILRQSADVEEVERRVKEYEEGKTEFGPGEDAHVIGDCVKHVLRELPSSPVPASCCTALLEAYKIDRKEARVNAMRSAILETFPDPNRRLLQRILKMMYTISSHQSENRMTPSAVAACMAPLLLRPLLAGECELEDDFDFNGDNSAQLLAAANAANNAQAIITTLLEEYENIFDDDNLHRCSISADSQIGHSGSEESSDNENMDMKDNGYHDAENEVDPDTDDDCDRILSGKLSESSGSAASDLYDYKGVGGNDSDIGSPRDGCLQGVKLKPKVDPQPLAGSNVSLHEQLERRGNEINAFHELAVTESQRSMGEILSSMDPGPPLGVPVPDSGIEKPSGKLTPSNQNVKRSTFWGRSNGRSTPSTESIDSSGEEELAIQRLEITKNDLRHRIAKEARGNAILQASLERRKQALHERRLALEQDVARLQEQLQAERDLRAALEVGLSMSSGQLSGSRAMDSKTRAELEEIALAEADVARLKQKVAELHNQLNQQRQHHYGSLADACDRYQNGPNHNSQLKYYQQDFDTTLAFCNHERRQRNEELLGADLRNMKGQVLTSTSGMRQPTRKQLRETSLSDSKSTEASTGLSVGDCDAVDSSPLHPTSKATEQAMDYTRHPSAASSTLVELTTRLDFFKERRSQLMEQLHNLDLNYGSTSHQPMYKPSSPPWN; the protein is encoded by the exons ATGTCTGCTTCACTTGCTGCATTTGAGCGTCCAAGAATTGGTTCTTCTTCTGCG GTTTTCAAGAGTGGACCACTATTCATCTCTTCCAAAG GACTAGGTTGGAAGTCTTGGAAAAAGCGCTGGTTCATCCTTACACGCACATCTTTGGTCTTTTTCAAGCATGATCCG AGCACACTTCCTCAGCGAGGTGGTGAAGTGAATCTAACTTTGGGGGGAATCGACTTGAATAATTCAGGGAG TGTTGTTGTCAGAGAAGATAAAAAGCTATTGACTGTACTGTTTCCAGACGGACGCGATGGACGAGCTTTTACACTTAAG GCAGAGACATCAGAGGATTTGTATGAGTGGAAGACTGCGCTGGAGCATGCTCTTGCACAAGCACCTAGTGCTGCTTTGGTGATGGGACAGGATGGCATTTTCCGGAATGATGCTAGTGATTCCTTTGAAGGGTCTTTCCACCAAT GGAAGGATAAACACCCTGTTAAATCTTTTGTTGTTGGGAGACCAATTCTGCTTGCCTTAGAAGATATAGATGGAGGCCCTTCCTTTCTTGAGAAGGCACTGAAATTTCTTGAGAAGTATG GTACCAAGGTCGAAGGTATATTACGGCAGTCTGCAGATGTCGAGGAAGTGGAGCGGAGGgtaaaagaatatgaagaag GCAAAACTGAATTTGGCCCGGGAGAGGATGCTCATGTAATTGGTGACTGTGTTAAG CATGTACTTCGTGAGCTTCCCTCATCTCCTGTTCCTGCTTCCTGCTGTACGGCTCTGTTGGAAGCTTATA AAATTGATCGAAAGGAAGCCCGAGTTAATGCTATGCGCTCTGCCATTCTCGAAACATTTCCTGATCCAAATAGGCGCTTATTACAGAG AATTCTGAAGATGATGTATACAATTTCTTCACATCAATCTGAAAATCGTATGACACCATCTGCTGTTGCTGCTTGTATGGCACCATTACTTTTAAGGCCTCTTTTAGCTGGCGAATGTGAGTTGGAGGATGATTTTGACTTCAATGGTGACAATTCTGCTCAGCTTCTTGCTGCTGCTAATGCAGCCAATAATGCCCAGGCTATCATTACTACTCTTCTCGAGGAGTATGAGAATATTTTCGAT GATGATAATCTACATAGGTGCTCTATTTCAGCGGATTCTCAAATTGGACATAGTGGGAGTGAAGAATCATCAGATAATGAGAATATGGATATGAAGGACAATGGTTATCATGATGCTGAAAATGAGGTTGACCCAGATACGGATGATGATTGTGATCGCATATTGAGTGGTAAATTAAGCGAAAGCAGTGGTTCCGCTGCCAGTGATCTTTATGATTATAAG GGGGTTGGAGGGAATGACTCAGATATTGGATCTCCAAGAGATGGTTGTTTACAAGGAGTGAAATTGAAACCGAAAGTGGACCCTCAGCCACTTGCAGGCTCTAATGTCTCATTGCATGAACAATTGGAAAGACGTGGAAATGAGATAAATGCTTTTCACGAATTAGCTGTTACTGAGTCTCAGCGATCTATGGGTGAGATACTCTCATCTATGGATCCTGGGCCACCCCTGGGTGTCCCTGTACCTGATTCTGGCATAGAGAAACCGAGTGGCAAGCTAACACCTTCTAACCAGAATGTTAAAAGGTCAACATTTTGGGGGAGAAGCAAT GGTAGAAGTACTCCATCAACAGAATCAATTGATTCTTCTGGAGAGGAAGA GCTTGCTATACAGAGACTTGAGATAACAAAAAATGACTTGCGCCATAGGATTGCGAAGGAG GCAAGAGGAAATGCGATTCTACAAGCAAGCCTGGAGAGACGAAAACAAGCTTTGCACGAGCGTCGCTTGGCCCTTGAACAAGAT GTGGCTAGACTACAAGAACAGTTACAAGCTGAGAGAGACTTGAGAGCTGCACTAGAAGTTGGTTTGAGCATGTCTTCTGGACAGTTGTCAGGTTCTCGTGCAATGGATTCCAAG ACTAGGGCTGAGCTTGAAGAAATAGCCCTTGCGGAAGCAGATGTGGCTAGATTAAAGCAGAAAGTTGCTGAGTTGCACAATCAACTTAATCAGCAACGGCAGCATCATTATGGCTCATTAGCTGATGCTTGTGATCGTTATCAAAATGGGCCAAACCATAATTCTCAGTT GAAATATTACCAGCAAGATTTTGACACGACACTCGCTTTCTGTAATCATGAAAGAAGACAAAGAAATGAG GAATTGCTGGGAGCAGatttaaggaatatgaaaggaCAAGTACTGACATCCACCTCTGGTATGAGGCAGCCTACTCGGAAACAACTCCGAGAGACGAGCTTAAGTGATTCTAAGAGTACTGAAGCATCAACTGGTCTGTCTGTGGGTGACTGCGATGCTGTTGATTCTTCCCCCCTGCATCCCACTTCAAAGGCCACTGAG CAGGCTATGGATTATACACGACACCCTTCGGCTGCATCTTCCACTTTGGTTGAATTAACAACACGTTTAGACTTCTTCAAGGAAAGACGCTCTCAGCTGATGGAACAACTCCATAACCTTGACCTAAACTATGGATCAACATCTCATCAACCTATGTACAAACCTTCATCTCCTCCATGGAATTAA
- the LOC101260369 gene encoding rho GTPase-activating protein 7-like isoform X3 — protein sequence MGQDGIFRNDASDSFEGSFHQWKDKHPVKSFVVGRPILLALEDIDGGPSFLEKALKFLEKYGTKVEGILRQSADVEEVERRVKEYEEGKTEFGPGEDAHVIGDCVKHVLRELPSSPVPASCCTALLEAYKIDRKEARVNAMRSAILETFPDPNRRLLQRILKMMYTISSHQSENRMTPSAVAACMAPLLLRPLLAGECELEDDFDFNGDNSAQLLAAANAANNAQAIITTLLEEYENIFDDDNLHRCSISADSQIGHSGSEESSDNENMDMKDNGYHDAENEVDPDTDDDCDRILSGKLSESSGSAASDLYDYKGVGGNDSDIGSPRDGCLQGVKLKPKVDPQPLAGSNVSLHEQLERRGNEINAFHELAVTESQRSMGEILSSMDPGPPLGVPVPDSGIEKPSGKLTPSNQNVKRSTFWGRSNGRSTPSTESIDSSGEEELAIQRLEITKNDLRHRIAKEARGNAILQASLERRKQALHERRLALEQDVARLQEQLQAERDLRAALEVGLSMSSGQLSGSRAMDSKTRAELEEIALAEADVARLKQKVAELHNQLNQQRQHHYGSLADACDRYQNGPNHNSQLKYYQQDFDTTLAFCNHERRQRNEELLGADLRNMKGQVLTSTSGMRQPTRKQLRETSLSDSKSTEASTGLSVGDCDAVDSSPLHPTSKATEQAMDYTRHPSAASSTLVELTTRLDFFKERRSQLMEQLHNLDLNYGSTSHQPMYKPSSPPWN from the exons ATGGGACAGGATGGCATTTTCCGGAATGATGCTAGTGATTCCTTTGAAGGGTCTTTCCACCAAT GGAAGGATAAACACCCTGTTAAATCTTTTGTTGTTGGGAGACCAATTCTGCTTGCCTTAGAAGATATAGATGGAGGCCCTTCCTTTCTTGAGAAGGCACTGAAATTTCTTGAGAAGTATG GTACCAAGGTCGAAGGTATATTACGGCAGTCTGCAGATGTCGAGGAAGTGGAGCGGAGGgtaaaagaatatgaagaag GCAAAACTGAATTTGGCCCGGGAGAGGATGCTCATGTAATTGGTGACTGTGTTAAG CATGTACTTCGTGAGCTTCCCTCATCTCCTGTTCCTGCTTCCTGCTGTACGGCTCTGTTGGAAGCTTATA AAATTGATCGAAAGGAAGCCCGAGTTAATGCTATGCGCTCTGCCATTCTCGAAACATTTCCTGATCCAAATAGGCGCTTATTACAGAG AATTCTGAAGATGATGTATACAATTTCTTCACATCAATCTGAAAATCGTATGACACCATCTGCTGTTGCTGCTTGTATGGCACCATTACTTTTAAGGCCTCTTTTAGCTGGCGAATGTGAGTTGGAGGATGATTTTGACTTCAATGGTGACAATTCTGCTCAGCTTCTTGCTGCTGCTAATGCAGCCAATAATGCCCAGGCTATCATTACTACTCTTCTCGAGGAGTATGAGAATATTTTCGAT GATGATAATCTACATAGGTGCTCTATTTCAGCGGATTCTCAAATTGGACATAGTGGGAGTGAAGAATCATCAGATAATGAGAATATGGATATGAAGGACAATGGTTATCATGATGCTGAAAATGAGGTTGACCCAGATACGGATGATGATTGTGATCGCATATTGAGTGGTAAATTAAGCGAAAGCAGTGGTTCCGCTGCCAGTGATCTTTATGATTATAAG GGGGTTGGAGGGAATGACTCAGATATTGGATCTCCAAGAGATGGTTGTTTACAAGGAGTGAAATTGAAACCGAAAGTGGACCCTCAGCCACTTGCAGGCTCTAATGTCTCATTGCATGAACAATTGGAAAGACGTGGAAATGAGATAAATGCTTTTCACGAATTAGCTGTTACTGAGTCTCAGCGATCTATGGGTGAGATACTCTCATCTATGGATCCTGGGCCACCCCTGGGTGTCCCTGTACCTGATTCTGGCATAGAGAAACCGAGTGGCAAGCTAACACCTTCTAACCAGAATGTTAAAAGGTCAACATTTTGGGGGAGAAGCAAT GGTAGAAGTACTCCATCAACAGAATCAATTGATTCTTCTGGAGAGGAAGA GCTTGCTATACAGAGACTTGAGATAACAAAAAATGACTTGCGCCATAGGATTGCGAAGGAG GCAAGAGGAAATGCGATTCTACAAGCAAGCCTGGAGAGACGAAAACAAGCTTTGCACGAGCGTCGCTTGGCCCTTGAACAAGAT GTGGCTAGACTACAAGAACAGTTACAAGCTGAGAGAGACTTGAGAGCTGCACTAGAAGTTGGTTTGAGCATGTCTTCTGGACAGTTGTCAGGTTCTCGTGCAATGGATTCCAAG ACTAGGGCTGAGCTTGAAGAAATAGCCCTTGCGGAAGCAGATGTGGCTAGATTAAAGCAGAAAGTTGCTGAGTTGCACAATCAACTTAATCAGCAACGGCAGCATCATTATGGCTCATTAGCTGATGCTTGTGATCGTTATCAAAATGGGCCAAACCATAATTCTCAGTT GAAATATTACCAGCAAGATTTTGACACGACACTCGCTTTCTGTAATCATGAAAGAAGACAAAGAAATGAG GAATTGCTGGGAGCAGatttaaggaatatgaaaggaCAAGTACTGACATCCACCTCTGGTATGAGGCAGCCTACTCGGAAACAACTCCGAGAGACGAGCTTAAGTGATTCTAAGAGTACTGAAGCATCAACTGGTCTGTCTGTGGGTGACTGCGATGCTGTTGATTCTTCCCCCCTGCATCCCACTTCAAAGGCCACTGAG CAGGCTATGGATTATACACGACACCCTTCGGCTGCATCTTCCACTTTGGTTGAATTAACAACACGTTTAGACTTCTTCAAGGAAAGACGCTCTCAGCTGATGGAACAACTCCATAACCTTGACCTAAACTATGGATCAACATCTCATCAACCTATGTACAAACCTTCATCTCCTCCATGGAATTAA
- the LOC101260369 gene encoding rho GTPase-activating protein 7-like isoform X4, translating into MGQDGIFRNDASDSFEGSFHQWKDKHPVKSFVVGRPILLALEDIDGGPSFLEKALKFLEKYGTKVEGILRQSADVEEVERRVKEYEEGKTEFGPGEDAHVIGDCVKHVLRELPSSPVPASCCTALLEAYKIDRKEARVNAMRSAILETFPDPNRRLLQRILKMMYTISSHQSENRMTPSAVAACMAPLLLRPLLAGECELEDDFDFNGDNSAQLLAAANAANNAQAIITTLLEEYENIFDDDNLHRCSISADSQIGHSGSEESSDNENMDMKDNGYHDAENEVDPDTDDDCDRILSGKLSESSGSAASDLYDYKGVGGNDSDIGSPRDGCLQGVKLKPKVDPQPLAGSNVSLHEQLERRGNEINAFHELAVTESQRSMGEILSSMDPGPPLGVPVPDSGIEKPSGKLTPSNQNVKRSTFWGRSNGRSTPSTESIDSSGEEELAIQRLEITKNDLRHRIAKEARGNAILQASLERRKQALHERRLALEQDVARLQEQLQAERDLRAALEVGLSMSSGQLSGSRAMDSKTRAELEEIALAEADVARLKQKVAELHNQLNQQRQHHYGSLADACDRYQNGPNHNSQLKYYQQDFDTTLAFCNHERRQRNEELLGADLRNMKGQVLTSTSGMRQPTRKQLRETSLSDSKSTEASTGLSVGDCDAVDSSPLHPTSKATEAMDYTRHPSAASSTLVELTTRLDFFKERRSQLMEQLHNLDLNYGSTSHQPMYKPSSPPWN; encoded by the exons ATGGGACAGGATGGCATTTTCCGGAATGATGCTAGTGATTCCTTTGAAGGGTCTTTCCACCAAT GGAAGGATAAACACCCTGTTAAATCTTTTGTTGTTGGGAGACCAATTCTGCTTGCCTTAGAAGATATAGATGGAGGCCCTTCCTTTCTTGAGAAGGCACTGAAATTTCTTGAGAAGTATG GTACCAAGGTCGAAGGTATATTACGGCAGTCTGCAGATGTCGAGGAAGTGGAGCGGAGGgtaaaagaatatgaagaag GCAAAACTGAATTTGGCCCGGGAGAGGATGCTCATGTAATTGGTGACTGTGTTAAG CATGTACTTCGTGAGCTTCCCTCATCTCCTGTTCCTGCTTCCTGCTGTACGGCTCTGTTGGAAGCTTATA AAATTGATCGAAAGGAAGCCCGAGTTAATGCTATGCGCTCTGCCATTCTCGAAACATTTCCTGATCCAAATAGGCGCTTATTACAGAG AATTCTGAAGATGATGTATACAATTTCTTCACATCAATCTGAAAATCGTATGACACCATCTGCTGTTGCTGCTTGTATGGCACCATTACTTTTAAGGCCTCTTTTAGCTGGCGAATGTGAGTTGGAGGATGATTTTGACTTCAATGGTGACAATTCTGCTCAGCTTCTTGCTGCTGCTAATGCAGCCAATAATGCCCAGGCTATCATTACTACTCTTCTCGAGGAGTATGAGAATATTTTCGAT GATGATAATCTACATAGGTGCTCTATTTCAGCGGATTCTCAAATTGGACATAGTGGGAGTGAAGAATCATCAGATAATGAGAATATGGATATGAAGGACAATGGTTATCATGATGCTGAAAATGAGGTTGACCCAGATACGGATGATGATTGTGATCGCATATTGAGTGGTAAATTAAGCGAAAGCAGTGGTTCCGCTGCCAGTGATCTTTATGATTATAAG GGGGTTGGAGGGAATGACTCAGATATTGGATCTCCAAGAGATGGTTGTTTACAAGGAGTGAAATTGAAACCGAAAGTGGACCCTCAGCCACTTGCAGGCTCTAATGTCTCATTGCATGAACAATTGGAAAGACGTGGAAATGAGATAAATGCTTTTCACGAATTAGCTGTTACTGAGTCTCAGCGATCTATGGGTGAGATACTCTCATCTATGGATCCTGGGCCACCCCTGGGTGTCCCTGTACCTGATTCTGGCATAGAGAAACCGAGTGGCAAGCTAACACCTTCTAACCAGAATGTTAAAAGGTCAACATTTTGGGGGAGAAGCAAT GGTAGAAGTACTCCATCAACAGAATCAATTGATTCTTCTGGAGAGGAAGA GCTTGCTATACAGAGACTTGAGATAACAAAAAATGACTTGCGCCATAGGATTGCGAAGGAG GCAAGAGGAAATGCGATTCTACAAGCAAGCCTGGAGAGACGAAAACAAGCTTTGCACGAGCGTCGCTTGGCCCTTGAACAAGAT GTGGCTAGACTACAAGAACAGTTACAAGCTGAGAGAGACTTGAGAGCTGCACTAGAAGTTGGTTTGAGCATGTCTTCTGGACAGTTGTCAGGTTCTCGTGCAATGGATTCCAAG ACTAGGGCTGAGCTTGAAGAAATAGCCCTTGCGGAAGCAGATGTGGCTAGATTAAAGCAGAAAGTTGCTGAGTTGCACAATCAACTTAATCAGCAACGGCAGCATCATTATGGCTCATTAGCTGATGCTTGTGATCGTTATCAAAATGGGCCAAACCATAATTCTCAGTT GAAATATTACCAGCAAGATTTTGACACGACACTCGCTTTCTGTAATCATGAAAGAAGACAAAGAAATGAG GAATTGCTGGGAGCAGatttaaggaatatgaaaggaCAAGTACTGACATCCACCTCTGGTATGAGGCAGCCTACTCGGAAACAACTCCGAGAGACGAGCTTAAGTGATTCTAAGAGTACTGAAGCATCAACTGGTCTGTCTGTGGGTGACTGCGATGCTGTTGATTCTTCCCCCCTGCATCCCACTTCAAAGGCCACTGAG GCTATGGATTATACACGACACCCTTCGGCTGCATCTTCCACTTTGGTTGAATTAACAACACGTTTAGACTTCTTCAAGGAAAGACGCTCTCAGCTGATGGAACAACTCCATAACCTTGACCTAAACTATGGATCAACATCTCATCAACCTATGTACAAACCTTCATCTCCTCCATGGAATTAA